From the genome of Jannaschia sp. S6380:
GTCGAAATAGGGGGTGGGTTTGTGGGACGATCCGGCCTCGCCCGGCTTGAACTCGGTCTTCTCGGCGGCGAGCAGGGCGTCGATGAACGCCTCGTAGGTGTCGCGGTCCATCGGGCAATTGATGTAGGCGGTGCGCTCGTCCTCGGTCTCGCCCTTGTCGTAGCGGGATTGGCGCCAGGCCTTAGACATGTCGATCGTATCGGCATGGACGATGGGCGCAATGGCGTCGAAGAACGCGAGGCTGTCCTGGCCCGCCTCCTCGGCGATGGCCTGCGCCAGCGCGCTGCCGGTCAGGGGGCCGGTGGCGATGATCCAATGGCCGGATTCGGGCAGGGCGGTGATTTCCTCGTCCACGACGGTGACGTTCGGATGCGCACGTAGGCGGGCGGTCACGGCCTCGGCAAAGGGGTCGCGGTCGACGGCGAGCGCGCCGCCGGCGGGGAGGCGGTGGGCGTCGGCCATCTCCATGATCAGGCCCCCGGCGGCGCGCATCTCCCAATGGAGCAGGCCCACGGCGTTCTGTTCCGAATCGTCGGAGCGGAACGAGTTGGAGCAGACCATCTCGGCCAGCGATCCGGTGCGATGGGCGAAGGTGCCGACCTTCGGGCGCATCTCGTGGATCAAGACGGGGATGCCGGCATTCGCGGCCTGCCAGGCGGCCTCCGACCCGGCCATGCCGCCGCCGACGATGTGAAGCTGTTCGGTCATGGCGCCCGGATACGCCGGACGGTCGCCGGGGGAAAGGGGGCGGCTATTCCGACGCGATGCGCATCGCGTCGCCGCCGGTATTTCCGCAGAACCAGTCGACGACGGCACGCAGGATGGAATCGCCGTGGCGCGTTTCGTGGTAGGTGATCCAGAGTTCGCCCTGCAGCTCGTTCTCCGGCAGATCGGCCAGAACCAGGCCATGTTCCGGCAGAACCATGAAATCGGGAAGGACGCAGGGCAGGCCGGTCGTCCGGGCCATTTCCAGCGCCATCGGCATCTCCTCGACGCGGTAGCGCGGGATCTCGGCGGCCTCGGGGTAGATCTGACGCAAGACGTTCGAATCCGGGTAGCGTTGCGACAGCCCGATCCATTCGCCGTCGAGCACGTGGTCGCGCCCGTGATAGACGCGCAGCGAGTAGTCGCGGAACTTGCGCGCCTTGAGCCGTCCGCCTTCGGGGCGACCGATGCGAACCTGGATGTCGGCCTCGCCCAGGCCTTGCGCGAAGACCTTGTCGGTGAGGCTTAGCATGACCTGCGGCAGGTAGTTCGAGAACTCGCCGGTGCGGGGCAGGACGAAGTGGGAATGCACGGCCGGCGGTGCGGAGATCTCGATTGCGATACGCGCCTGGTCGTCGCCGGCCTTCAGGTTGGCGACCTCGGTGCGCAGCCGGTGGTCCAGCTCCTCGGCGACGGCGGCAAGGCGATTGGCGGCGTGGGTCGGAACGAAGCTGGGGCCACGCTTCTCGAACAGTGGCAGACCCAGTTCATGGCTCATGCGGTCGATCCTGCGCGAGACGGTCGCAACGTTGGTCTCCAGATGGCGGGCGGCCGCCGACATCGTTCCATGCCGCTTCATGGCCAGGACGAACTTCAGGTCGTCCCAATGTTCCAGTCTCATTCCTCGCCTCCATCCCGGCCCGGCGCCGCCGGATGCATCCCGGACCCGCAAACTAGTCCGGCATGGCGGCGAAGGCCATGCCGGGATCGCAGATTCCTCCAAGGATTGCCGTGGGAAAGCCTGATCAGTCGCCGTCGACCTCGACCGCCTCGTCTTCGCCATTGTCGGCCACGCGTGCGACGGAAACGACCTTCTCGCCCTTGCGCGCATTGAGGACGCGGACGCCGCCCGCACTGCGCGAGCGGAAGCTGATTCCGTCGACGGGCACGCGGATCGACTGGCCGGTGGAGGTGGCGAGCATGATCTGGTCATCCATCTCGACCGGGAAGGCCGACACGATCGGCCCGCCGCGGGCGGCCTTGTCCTGCGCGCTGACGCCCATGCCGCCGCGGCCGCGCACCGGATAGTCATGCGACGACGACAGCTTGCCGGCGCCGCCTTCGGTGATGGTCAGGATCAGGTCCTCGGCAGCCGACATCTCGGCATAGCGGTCGGTGGAGAAGTCGGGATCGGCGGTCGCTTCGTCGTCGTCCCCCTCGGCCCCGTTCTCGTAGTCGTCGGCCAGACCGGCCATCGCGCGGCGCATCTTGAGGTAGGCCACCCGCTCCTCCGACGTGGCATCAAAATGCCGGATCACGGCCATCGACACGACCGCGTCGTCGCGGCCCAGCCGGATGCCGCGTACGCCGACGGACGCGCGGGAGTTGAAGACGCGCACATCCGTGGCGGGGAACCGGATCGCGCGGCCCGAGCGGGTGACCAGCATGACATCGTCGTCATGGCTGGCAATGCGGGCGTTGATCAGCGTCCACCCCGCGCTCTCGCCCTCGAACTTCATGGCGATCTTGCCGTTGCGCATCACGTTGGCGAAATCCGACAGGCGGTTGCGCCGGACGGTGCCGTGATCGGTGGCGAAGACGACCTGAAGCTCGTCCCAATGATCCTCGTCGCGGTCGATGGGCAGGATCGCGGCGATGCCGGTGCCCGACTGGATCGGCAGCAGGTTCACCAGCGCCTTGCCCTTGGCCGTTCGCCCGCCCTGCGGCAGGCGCCATGTCTTGAGCTTGTAGACCATGCCGTCAGTCGTGAAGAACAGAAGCGGCGTATGGGTATTGGCCACGAAGAGGGTCGTGACGACGTCCTCCTCCTTGGTCTGCATGCCGGACAGGCCCTTGCCGCCGCGCTTCTGCGCACGGAACTCGGCGAGCGGCGTGCGTTTGGCATAGCCGGATTGGGTGATGGTGACGACCATCTCCTCGCGCTCGATCAGGTCCTCGTCATCCATGTCGCCGGACCAGTCGGTGATCTCGGTTCGGCGGGGAACGGCGAAGAGGTCACGGACCTCGCGCAGCTCGTCGGAGATGATCGACAGGATCCGCGCGCGGGAGCCGAGGATCTCGAGATATTCCTTGATCTTGGCGGCCAGCTCCTCCAGCTCGTCTGTGACTTCCTTGACGCCGAGTTGCGTCAGGCGTTGCAGGCGAAGCTCCAGGATGGCGCGGGCCTGCGTCTCGGACAGGTTGTAGGTGCCGTCGTCGTTCATCGTGTGGGTCGGGTCGTCGATCAGCCGGATGAAGGGCGCGATCTCCTCGGCCGGCCATCGACGCGACATGAGCTTTTCGCGCGCTTCGGGCGCGTCGGCGGAGGCGCGGATGGTGCGCACGACCTCGTCCACGTTGCTGACGGCGACGGCCAGGCCGCAGAGGATGTGGCTCCGCTCGCGGGCGCGGCGCAACTCGTAGGCGGTGCGGCGGGCGATCACATCCTCGCGGAAGGACAAGAACGCCGTCAGGAAGGCGCGCAGCGTCAGCTGCTCGGGGCGGCCGCCGTTAAGGGCCAGCATGTTGCAGGCGAAACTCGTCTGCATCGGCGTGAAGCGGAACAGCTGGTTCAGCACGACTTCGGCGGTGGCGTCGCGCTTCAGCTCGACCACCACGCGGACGCCGACGCGGTCGGATTCGTCCTGGACGTGGCTGATCCCCTCGATCCGCTTGTCCTTGGCGGCCTCGGCGATGCGTTCGACCATGACGGCCTTGTTCACCTGATAGGGAACCTCGTCGATGACGATGGCGTAGCGGTCCTTGCGGATTTCCTCGACCCGGGTGCGGGCGCGCATGATGACGCTGCCACGCCCTTCGAGATACGCCTTGCGGATGCCGGAACGGCCGAGGATCATGCCGCCCGTCGGGAAATCCGGGCCGGGGACGTATTCGATCAGGTCTTCGGAGGACAGGTCGGGGTTCTCGATCAGCGCGAGGCAGGCGTCGATGACCTCGCCCAGATTGTGGGGCGGGATATTGGTGGCCATGCCGACGGCGATGCCGCCCGCGCCGTTGACCAGCATGTTCGGAAAGCGCGCCGGCAGGACCGAGGGTTCGGTGTCCTTGCCGTCGTAGTTGGGCACCATGTCGACGGTGTCTTTTTCGATATCGGCCAGCAGGAAGGCCGCCGGCTTGTCCATCCGGACCTCGGTGTAGCGCATGGCGGCGGCGTTATCGCCGTCCATCGAGCCGAAGTTGCCCTGACCGTCGAGCAGGGGAAGCGACATCGAGAAGTTCTGCGCCATCCGCACCAGCGCCTCGTAGATGGCCGAGTCGCCGTGCGGGTGATACTTGCCCATGACGTCGCCCACGGGGCGGGCCGACTTGCGATACGACTTGTCGTGCGTGTTGCCGGTCTCATGCATGGCATAGAGGATGCGGCGATGGACCGGCTTCAGCCCGTCGCGCAGATCGGGAATCGCGCGGCTGATGATTACCGACATCGCGTAGTCGAGGAACGAAGTCCGCATCTCGTCGACGATGCTGATTTGAGGGCCGTCATGGGGCATGACCACGCGCCCGGTCCCGTTCCCGGCGTCTTCGTCATCGTTTTCAGGGGTTTCCGGCTCGTCGTTCATCTATTTCTCCGCCCCGGAGGGGGCCCATATCTTGTTTGTGCCGCTTCTAGCACCCCCTGC
Proteins encoded in this window:
- the trmFO gene encoding methylenetetrahydrofolate--tRNA-(uracil(54)-C(5))-methyltransferase (FADH(2)-oxidizing) TrmFO → MTEQLHIVGGGMAGSEAAWQAANAGIPVLIHEMRPKVGTFAHRTGSLAEMVCSNSFRSDDSEQNAVGLLHWEMRAAGGLIMEMADAHRLPAGGALAVDRDPFAEAVTARLRAHPNVTVVDEEITALPESGHWIIATGPLTGSALAQAIAEEAGQDSLAFFDAIAPIVHADTIDMSKAWRQSRYDKGETEDERTAYINCPMDRDTYEAFIDALLAAEKTEFKPGEAGSSHKPTPYFDGCLPIEVMAERGRETLRHGPMKPVGLTNPHQPDVKAHAVVQLRRDNALGTLYNIVGFQTKMKYGAQKSVFAMIPGLQNARFARLGGIHRNTFINSPTLLDDAMRLRSRPHIRFAGQITGVEGYVESAAMGLLAGCMAAAEIRGDTLPPVPQTTAMGALVTHITGGADAKTFQPMNVNFGLFPPVDAKGGRRGRQVRYKMYTDRAKADWQGWLGVRQAAE
- the gyrA gene encoding DNA gyrase subunit A, coding for MNDEPETPENDDEDAGNGTGRVVMPHDGPQISIVDEMRTSFLDYAMSVIISRAIPDLRDGLKPVHRRILYAMHETGNTHDKSYRKSARPVGDVMGKYHPHGDSAIYEALVRMAQNFSMSLPLLDGQGNFGSMDGDNAAAMRYTEVRMDKPAAFLLADIEKDTVDMVPNYDGKDTEPSVLPARFPNMLVNGAGGIAVGMATNIPPHNLGEVIDACLALIENPDLSSEDLIEYVPGPDFPTGGMILGRSGIRKAYLEGRGSVIMRARTRVEEIRKDRYAIVIDEVPYQVNKAVMVERIAEAAKDKRIEGISHVQDESDRVGVRVVVELKRDATAEVVLNQLFRFTPMQTSFACNMLALNGGRPEQLTLRAFLTAFLSFREDVIARRTAYELRRARERSHILCGLAVAVSNVDEVVRTIRASADAPEAREKLMSRRWPAEEIAPFIRLIDDPTHTMNDDGTYNLSETQARAILELRLQRLTQLGVKEVTDELEELAAKIKEYLEILGSRARILSIISDELREVRDLFAVPRRTEITDWSGDMDDEDLIEREEMVVTITQSGYAKRTPLAEFRAQKRGGKGLSGMQTKEEDVVTTLFVANTHTPLLFFTTDGMVYKLKTWRLPQGGRTAKGKALVNLLPIQSGTGIAAILPIDRDEDHWDELQVVFATDHGTVRRNRLSDFANVMRNGKIAMKFEGESAGWTLINARIASHDDDVMLVTRSGRAIRFPATDVRVFNSRASVGVRGIRLGRDDAVVSMAVIRHFDATSEERVAYLKMRRAMAGLADDYENGAEGDDDEATADPDFSTDRYAEMSAAEDLILTITEGGAGKLSSSHDYPVRGRGGMGVSAQDKAARGGPIVSAFPVEMDDQIMLATSTGQSIRVPVDGISFRSRSAGGVRVLNARKGEKVVSVARVADNGEDEAVEVDGD
- a CDS encoding LysR family transcriptional regulator, producing the protein MRLEHWDDLKFVLAMKRHGTMSAAARHLETNVATVSRRIDRMSHELGLPLFEKRGPSFVPTHAANRLAAVAEELDHRLRTEVANLKAGDDQARIAIEISAPPAVHSHFVLPRTGEFSNYLPQVMLSLTDKVFAQGLGEADIQVRIGRPEGGRLKARKFRDYSLRVYHGRDHVLDGEWIGLSQRYPDSNVLRQIYPEAAEIPRYRVEEMPMALEMARTTGLPCVLPDFMVLPEHGLVLADLPENELQGELWITYHETRHGDSILRAVVDWFCGNTGGDAMRIASE